The genomic region taggcaaatacagatataaataaacagcaataaattctGAGACTGTGAAATGATGAGATAaacagcccttaaagtgagaccatgaAATAACAAGTAAAGAGGAAATTAAATCAggcctgcccccagcacatccttaggtgtgttggttgctaacacaaacaacatatttcactgtatctttcaatgtacacatgattaATAAATTTGAGACTGAATATCACTAAGCAGCAAGAACCCGATTTATTTTCTTCTCCTTCATACAAGGCACTGAGGCTGATCAGTTACAGCTTCTGGTCCATGGTCCAGTTGAAAGAGCAGAGTCCAGGAATCAAGCATGGGCTTTGGAACTGTATCATGACCACTGATGACTCATATAGTTATAGAGCACGTTGAGAACCCCTCCCATCTGCCCATctcgtccatgccaaccaagatacaTATTCCATTGCTTGAATTTAATCCCTATCCCTAAAGCAGTGGGTTCCCATCCTGGggtcatggaccccttgcttaatggtattggtccacgacATAAAATAGACTGGGAACCCCATTTCCCATTGGGTACCCGtccaaaagatttttttaaaatattgtatCTGCCCCAGCTACATCCTCTGGAATCTTGTTCAATCTACCCACCTCCCTGTGTTTAtaagactatgagaggcatagatagagtagtcagggagtatctgtttcccggggttgaaataccagagggcacacattgaaggtgagaggggggaggttcaagggggatgtgaggggtaagagttttactcagagagagggggatgcctggaatatgctgtctgttatggtggtagaggcaaatacattggaggcttttaagagacgttcggataggtacatggatgtgaggaagatggagggatgtggacatggtgTAGGGAGGAGGGATTAGTGCTTGGGTGTTTCTGATTTGCATTTTAGCTGGTTCGATGTTCCATATTCTATGCCCTCGTGTTTTTGACTCCCCTActgtgggaaaaagactgtgaccattcaccCAATCTAAAAACCCCTGCCACAGGgcatcccaaccttttttatgccatggaccaataccattaagcaaggggtccatggagccCAGGGTGGGACCCCTGATCTACAAGGTTACTCTTCAGCCTTCCTCAAGACAGGTAGTCCCAGCCCTCCAGTCAAGGCAACATCTTTGTcaatgtttttgttttatttattactttgtttacagatacagcacggtaacaggtccttccgacCCAACGAGCCCCACCcctcccagttacacccatgtgaccaattaacctgtgtgTCCTTTtcgatgtgggaggaagccagagcacgcACGGGGAcaatggacaaactccttacagacagcggtgggaattgaacccggattacTGGAGCCGTGacagtgttacactaaccgctatgctgccGTGTCGCCATACGTACAATTAGTTTTCCACACCCTCGATCGCTTAATTCCATCCTTCCTTTCATGTGGAGACTTTAATTACAGTCATTTTAAAGGCATCCGATTAGTTAGTTAGTaggttagtcttgtgagaccatggatctgcgcctggaaagtcttcacgcttcagggcacaggcctgggtaaggttgtatggaagaccagcagttgcccatgctgcaagtctcccctctccacgccaccaatgttgtccaagggaagggcattaggacccatacagcttggcaccagtgtcgtcgcagagcaatgtgtgattaagtgccttgctcaaggacacaacacgttccctcggctggggctcgaactcacgaccttcacgaagcaagtccaatgccttaaccacttggccacgtgcccacatcaattagagtcatagagtcgtagaaaactacagcacagaaacaggcccttcagcccatctagtccatgctgaactatttaaactgcctactcccatcaacctgcatccggactatagccctccatacccgcccccatccatgtacccatccaaacttctattaaatgctgaaatcgagcttgcttccaccacttgcacttggcagctcgttccacactctcaccaccctctgagtgaagacgtttcccttcaccatccccttaaacttctcacctttcacccttaacccgtgacttccagttgtagtctcactcagcctcagtggaaaaagcctgcttacatttaccctgtctatactctcataattttgtgtacctttatcaaatctcccctcaatgttctagggaataagttcagcttttccttataactcaggtgctccagtcccagcaacacccttggaaattgaacccaaaacatcaagtgtagtctgaccaacaTTTTGTACCACTGTAACGTTATGTCCCAACTCTTGCCACGAACGATGTAGGCAAGAGCCATACATTTACTTTGCACCTGTGTGGCCACTTGCAGAGAAATACGCACTTGTATCCCTGGGTCTCTGTTCTCAATAACACTTCCCGGGGCCCTGCCATACACTAGGTATTTGCTAGCCTGGTTTAAACACGTCAAATGGCATCACTTCATTCTTGCCTGAGTGAAGTTCCATCAGCTATTcccgagcaacacagacaaaagtgctggaggaactcagcaggtcaggcaacatctacggaggggaataaacagtcaacgttttgggccgagacccttcatcaggattggaaaggaagggaacagaagccaggataagaaggtgggggaaggagggaaggagtatcgactggcaggtgataggtgattttagaattttttttaagatcatgagaacactcagtcctcttttattgtcatttcgaaatGCATACATACACACGTttgtacattaagaaatgatacaatgtttctccagaatgatatcacagaaaacaggacaaaccaaagactgacagaaccacataattataacatatagtcacagcagtgcaaagcaataccataatttgatgaagaacaaaccatgggcacggtaaataaagtctcaaaagtccccgagtccccgatagcaggcggcaaaagggagaaactccctgccataaacctccaggcaccgtcaacttgccgatgccttggaagcagccgaccacagccgacaccgagtcggtccgtccaaaaacttcgcgcctccgaccagcctctccgatacagcctcccaagcgccatcctctgccaagcgccttcgacctcgccccggccactgaaacacgcaaggCCGAGGACTTcagggccttcagctctggagattccggttaccacacagtagcagtggcagtgaagcgggcatttcagaagttttccagatgttcctctgtactctcacgtctgtctccatcaaatcagaattgtgcacggtcccctacttgacagattacagatatcagtcaccagagtggccgcacacgctgccgtcgcgccgccatcttctttcTCCTCATGGGTCCATTGGGTGATTGGGCCATTCCCTAAAACCACAATACATAGGAGCCGAGTtaggccatttgatcatggctgtttaatttccctctcaaccccattctcctgtcttctccctgtaatcttttacTCCCTTACTATTCAAAAACTTGTTGGCCTCTGCTTTacatatacccagtgacctggcttccacagctgtctgtggcagtctctctctctcgctctctgttGTGGGGCAAAGCTGGCAGCAGACCACAAGAGCACTCCTCTTACTGAAGTTGGTACTTCTTCCCCTGCCTTACAAGGAACAAAACGGTCTTCCTCATTCACAAGGGAAAGCTGCAAGAACGTGAGTTTACTGTAAGCTGTTCTGAGAGGGAGATAAGTAACCACAGGACAGAATGGGTACAGATGGTGTGGCTTGCTTGAATGTGCAACTACACCGACTCTTCCTCTTCTCTGCTGTGGAAATTCTGTATTGTAACGGATCATTCTTTCTGTTAGAACGCAGACAGTACATGtaggaacaggccatttagcccacaatgttgtgccgaaccagctaaaaagaaaaTCAGCAACACCCGAACaccaatccctcctacctacagcatgtccatatccctccatcttcctcatatcaatgtgcctatccaaatgtctcttaaaagcctctaatgtaggtacttgcctctaccaccataccaggcagcacattccaggcgtCCACCACTCTGGTAAAAAAACAtaccccaacacaccctctctcaccttcgTTGCATGTCCTAGACATTTcaaaccctgggaaacagatactccctgtccactctatctagtgctctcataatcttataaacctctgtcagatctcccctcatcctccagtactccagagaaaacaacccaaaatgGTGAGGCCAACTTTCCAAATTCACCCTGTGGCCACTTGATTAGATACAGGAGCGGAACCCAGTTTGGTCTTCTGTTGCAGTAGCCGCCCATTTCAAGGTTCGATTTGTTGTgtgttcggagatgctcttctgcacgccactgttgtatcacgtggttatttgagttactgttgccttcctttcaacttgaaccagtctggccattctcctctgacctctctcactaacaaggagttttcacccgcagaactgccattcactggatttttttttttgtctttcacaccattctttaTAAACACTAGTGACTGTCgtacgtgaaaatcccaagagatcagcagtttctgaaatactcaaaccaccccatctggcaccaacaatcattccatggtcaacgtcacttagatcacatttcttcccccagtctgatgtttgggctgaacaacaactgaacctcttgaccatgtctgcatgctttgatgcattgaattgctgccatgtgattggctgattagatatttgcattaatgagcaggtgttccTGATAacgtggccgctgagtgtattaATTATGCCAAACATTCCCTCATACTGGCCAAACTGATGATCCCTTGACCGCCCAATCAGAGGGAAGTAAATGctaaacagtttttttttgtaatattgtgcCTTATAATGAGTTAGATTCTATGAATGATTGATGTCTTCTAGCTTGATTGAGCGAGGGAACTGAATCTTGGGTCATTCTTAAAGACACTTTTCTTCttttcctgttttcccctctCTTGCTGTACTGATTCTCCCAGGGCTGAAGCTTTGTGAAGATCACGTGCAGTACAATGTCCCAACGACGCAGGTTCCATTCGGACCTCGGGATgttgtctgcgtggagtttgcatgctcttccTGTGATCGCATGGCTGCCTCAGGGTCCCCTACCTTCCCAAATCTGCATGGGTCAGTAGATTAatcggccattgtaaattgcccctagtgtgtgggCGAGTGGCAGAATTTGGGAGGACTGACACGAGCACGGGGAGAACGAAATAGGATTGATGGAGGATTTTTATGAATGGATGCTGAACAGTTGGAGGATAGTAGGCATTTAGCTTctatatcatcatcattatatgccaTGGTGGGAGAGACtgatatattaaaaatatttaagaaattcttagataggatCATGGgttaaagaaaaatggagggcatgtGGGAGGAAGAGGTTGGATCGATCTTCGAGTAGGTTAAGAGagtggtacaacattgtgggctgaagggcctgtactgaatGTTAAGTCTGATCTTGCCCTCAGACATCACGAAAAGATGAGCGGGAGCTAGAGATCGTGACAATTTCTCTCCTCTCCTCAGATCTTGGCTGGAAGGTTAACTTGCATTTGAGTCAGTGATAAGTAAACCAAATGCAATATCAAGCATTCATTTCCTTaagaccagaatataaaaacaagagtTTAATGTTGAGGCTTAATGAGGCAcaggtcagatcccacttggaatattgtcagcagttttgggccccttatctaagtacagatgtgttggcattggagaaggtccagagaaagttcatgagaatgatcctgggagtgaaagggttaatgtatgaggagcattcgatggctctgggcctgtactcactggagtttagaagaatgagggggggatcttgtTGAAAAGTATTGagttttgaaaggcctagatagagtgggcatggagaggatgtttccaatagtgggagataTCTAGGAATAGAAGGACattctttcagaatggagatgaggatgaatttctttagccagaggctggtgaatctgtgtgtgtaattccattgggtatacttagaacagaggttgataggttcttgattagtaagggcgtcaaaggttacagggagaaagcagaagagtggggttgagagggaaaataaatcggccatgatcgaacggcagagcagactcgatgctgTGAATGGCCGAACACTGCCCCCACAATTTGTCTTATGGAATTATGGTCTAATGAAGCCAACTGTACAGGGTACCCTTCACCCTGCCTGCATTACAGAATGAAGAAGTGGTATCGTACCATTCATGGGCCACACAAGAGGAACTTGGTGCTGAGAGATTGTCTGTAGTTACTATTCCTTTTAATCTAATTGTTTCTCAACCTATCTTGTGACTGTTGTGCCACATTTTaagagattggctttatttgtcacacatgcaTTGAAATGTACAGCAAAATGTGTTGTCTGCGTCAACACTTCGACGCAgttgcaaagaaggcacgacagcggctatatttcattaggagattgaggagctctggaatgtcaccaaagagactcgcaaatttctacagatgtactgtgcagagcattctgactggctgcatcaccgtctcgAATGGGGGAGGGGGTATTACCGCACAGGatggaagtaagctgcagagagttgtaaactcagtcagctccattagCCTCCTTAGTATCCATGACATCTTCAAGaaatggtgcctcagaaagacggcatccatcattaagaacctttatcacccaggacgtgccctcttcacattgctaccaccaggaaggaggtacaggagcctcaaggcaatgcactcaatgattcaataacagtttcttcccaacagccatcagatttctgaatggacattgaacccaggatcactacctcactacttttttgttctctttctgCACTGCTTTCTATAAACAgattttactgtaatttacagtttttaattgcattgtactgctgccacgtaGCGACAATTTTTTTTTGATGTATTTAACCTTTTATTAGCTAGATTGCTGGCATACAAACAGCTGAAAATTAGACACTCCCAACGGCTGACATTTACTGGTCCTTCAGCTCCCGGAGGCGACGAATGGCAGACTTCACAGTGACAGCTGAGGTCGTGTCGTAGGCCCAGGCTCCTCCAGCTACTGCCTTCATGCAGGACCCACAGTGCCAGATTCCAACAGCCCTCCTCTTCATCTTGGTCTTCCCACAGAAGGAGCAGGTGTACTTGGCGTGTTGGCTGATCTCGATCTTTTTCACCATTTTGCGGAGAGATGCTCCGTACTGGGTGCCATACTTGCCCACGATCCCAACCTTCTTTGTGCGATTCGCCATCGTCCCAGATCCAGCAGAGgcgtaacaacaaatttcacgacattcaCCAGTGATATGAAACCCGATTCTGAAAAAtaacaaatcagtgaggattgtgctgggtagcccacaagtgttgtcacacttctggtgccaaagtagcgtgcccacaactcactaaccctctccgtacacctctggcctgtgggaagaaacaagagcacccagaggaaacccacacggtcatggggagaacatgtaaacttcttacaggcagcggcgggaatcgaaccgCGAACAGAGATCGCTAGTGTTGTAATAGCATTTTGCTAACCACTACCTGCATTCAGCCCGTACCCCTCTAAACCCCAGCCCTCCATGTGCCAATCCAAGTACTccttaaatagatagatagatagatatactttattgatcccgagggaaattgagtttcgttacagccgcaccaaccaagaatagagcataaatatagcaatacaaaaaccacaaacaatccaacaacaaaatgcaaactatgccagatggaaaataagtccaggaccagcctattggctcagggtgtctgaccctccacgagaggagctgtaaagttcgatggccacaggcaggaacaacctcccgtgacacccagtgttgtatcttggtggaatatgACCGgaatccaacagcaaaaagttcaatatccggtctacaaacacgttcctcgatcgtaatatgacccagattgcaccatccgttaaatattaaatgataatattgtacCTGCTTCAGCCTCCCCATGTTGAACAAAATCACACACTGACATTCCCATTAAAGGAATCCACCTCAACGTCCTGGAAACAACCCCTGAGGACATGggccctttttaatgccatagacccctacgactaactgaggggtccgtgaagccccaggtttggaacccctgcctTAGGAGAACATCGTACTCGACTCAAATGATTGCACTACTATGATCTGTCTCAACCACATCCACTGGCATCTCGCTCCATATACACACTACACTTCAGCCTATTTACACAAGGTTATCAGCAGACAATGTaaagcaaaagccaacactgtaCTTATTTTGCAGAGAAGGTCTCTGAGTGAAGATCTTGTGCGTGTGGCTTTGTTCGGACGATGGTACATGCACTGGCAATGTTTTTTCTCCCCTCAAAGGAACTGTTACAAGAATACTGTAGTAAAACTCCATAAATCCAGTGCCCTCTAGACTTTTGGTCTGACTGGGATGAACAGTGGATTTTCCAGTCCTTAGTGCTGAAATATAGTTTTAGTTGCTTTTATTTCAATTATTTAGAAATATAGCCCAAAGAGCCTGAACCATCCACTTACactcacgtgaccaattaacccatgaaactgaatgtctttggaacgtgggaggacccagaagaaacctacatagtcacggggagaatgtacaaacttaaaAGCTCAGAGTAAATTCATTATCGAAGTAGATATATATAtagaggcatctgttagtcttgcgagaccatggatctgcgcctggaaagtcttcattctccagggcacaggcctgggcaaggttgtatggaagaccagcagttgcccatgctgcaagtctaccctctccacgacaccaatgttgtccaagggaagggcattaggacccatacagcttggcaccagtgtcgttgcagagtaatgtgtggttaagtgcctcgctcaaggacacacacgctgcctcggctggggctcgaactcacgaccttcaaatcgctggtccaatgccttaaccacttggccatgtgcccacgcgcacacacacacacacacacacacacacatatacatatgttggagagggtacagagaagattcactagaatgattccgggaatgagagggttaacatatgaggaacgtttgtctgctcttggactgtattccttggagtttagaagaatgaggggagacctcatagaaatattttgaatgttgaaaggcatggacagagtggatgtggcaaagttgtttcccatgatgggggagtctagtacgagagggcatgacttcaggattgaagggcgcccattcagaacagaaatgcgaagaaatttttttagtcagagggtggtgaatctatggaatttgttgccacgggcagcagtggaggccaagtcattgggtgtatttaaggcagagattgataggtatctgagtagccagggcatcaaaggttatggtgagaaggcgggggagtgggactaaataggagaatgaatcaactcatgataaaatggcggagcagactcaatgggccaaatggccgacttctgctcctttgtcttttggtcttatggtctatatatatgtgtgtgtgtgtgtgtgtgtgtgtatgtatgtatgtgtatatatctatatatatatatatatatatatatgtcactatatacaaccctgagattcactttcttatgggtatactcaacaaatctatagattaGTATACTGTCAGTGGCCGATTTGAACCtgaatcgctggtgctgtaataatgtTACGCTAAACCACTACCTTGCCACCACCATCACCCAGATGCTACATGACAGCATAATAAAACTTTCTAGTGAATGTGGCAAGTTTAAAATGTGTGTTGGAAATTGGTCCAGGTCGCTCTAAAGCAGGGGTTGCCAACCTAATTtacgccatggacccctaccattaaccaagcggTCCgcgggccccaggttgggaacccctggtttgaAGAGAGCGTTGAAAACCTGGCGAGCTTCGAGGGAGTTTGAAATCAGAGGTGAGTTAGAAAGCAGAAGCAGGTCAACTTCAGGACAGGATGGGAAACACAGCCCTGACCTGGCACGTTTCAGAAGCAACGGAAGAATTTGTTTTAGGCAGCACGGTAACTTAGCGGTTGGCGTAATGCTAATACAGAGCTAGTAACCCGGGTTCGATTCCACCAGTGTCTACAGACACGCACACAGAGTCTGTATGTTCATCCCGTGACCCCGcgagtttcctccctcagtccaaaggtgCACAGGGTAGGAGTTTAACTGGTTACATGGGCGTAATCAGGCGCCACAGACTCGttgggccagaggggcctgttaccatgctgcatctgtaaataaaaataaataatagatgTTGAAAAGAAACAAACTGGCTCAAAGGATGGCATGGTGAGGCTGTAGTAAGTTCAACTCCAGGGAGCTGACTTCGATCCTGACCTCCCaagctgtctatgtggagtttgcaggtcCTCCCTATGACCACAAGGGTTTCTTCCCGGAAGTCTGGTTTCCTGTCCTGGTCATGCTACCAGgtcgaaagttcaaagtaaattttgt from Mobula birostris isolate sMobBir1 chromosome 8, sMobBir1.hap1, whole genome shotgun sequence harbors:
- the LOC140202347 gene encoding large ribosomal subunit protein eL43-like, producing MANRTKKVGIVGKYGTQYGASLRKMVKKIEISQHAKYTCSFCGKTKMKRRAVGIWHCGSCMKAVAGGAWAYDTTSAVTVKSAIRRLRELKDQ